Proteins co-encoded in one Nicotiana sylvestris chromosome 7, ASM39365v2, whole genome shotgun sequence genomic window:
- the LOC104211038 gene encoding UDP-glycosyltransferase 73C4-like translates to MAVLTHEQPHFVLFPFMAQGHMIPMIDIARLLAQRGAIITILLTPSNANRFNTVIARAIEIGLKIQVIDLYFPSSEAGIPEGCENCDMLQSIDMMKNFFLATQMLESQVVDLLRELNPLPSCLISDMCFPWTTNVAKRFDIPRIVFHGMCSFSLLCLHNLREWKVLENVDSDTEYFSVPGFPDKVELTKAQLKSLVDPNNPEWEEFAYKMKEAENEAYGIVANSFEELEPEYVKGLRKAKGNKIWTIGPVSLCNKEKQDKAERGSKASIDEHHYLKWLDSKEPDSVLFVCLGSLSRLPTSQMIELGLGLESSKRPFIWVVRHISDEFRKWLNEQNFEERIKEQGILIHGWAPQVLILSHASVGGFVTHCGWNSSIEGISAGVPMITWPLFAEQFCNERLIANVLKTGVKSGVENPVMFLEEEKADTLVNKDDIKMVIEKLMGEEEEAEMRRERAKKLGEIARKAGEEGGSSYLNLTKLIQDVKEQANFGKSI, encoded by the exons ATGGCAGTTCTTACTCATGAGCAACCACATTTTGTGTTATTTCCTTTCATGGCACAAGGCCATATGATACCTATGATAGACATAGCTCGATTATTAGCACAACGAGGTGCTATTATCACAATTCTTTTGACACCCTCAAATGCCAACAGGTTCAATACAGTTATCGCCCGCGCTATAGAGATTGGACTTAAAATTCAAGTAATTGACCTCTATTTTCCAAGCTCAGAAGCAGGGATACCAGAAGGGTGCGAAAACTGCGACATGCTTCAATCTATAGATATGATGAAGAATTTCTTTCTTGCAACTCAAATGCTTGAGTCGCAAGTAGTAGACTTGTTGCGAGAATTAAATCCATTACCAAGTTGTTTAATCTCCGATATGTGTTTTCCTTGGACAACTAATGTTGCCAAAAGATTTGACATTCCTCGGATTGTTTTTCATGGGATGTGTAGCTTTTCTTTGTTGTGTTTACACAATTTGAGAGAATGGAAGGTGTTGGAAAATGTTGATTCTGATACTGAGTAtttttcagtgcctggttttccgGACAAAGTTGAACTAACCAAAGCTCAACTTAAATCGTTGGTAGATCCAAATAATCCTGAATGGGAAGAATTTGCGTACAAAATGAAGGAGGCAGAAAATGAAGCTTATGGTATAGTGGCTAATAGCTTTGAGGAGTTGGAACCGGAATATGTAAAAGGATTGAGAAAGGCCAAAG GTAATAAGATTTGGACAATTGGTCCGGTTTCCTTATGCAACAAAGAGAAACAAGACAAAGCTGAAAGAGGAAGCAAAGCCTCAATAGATGAACACCACTACTTGAAATGGCTCGATTCTAAGGAACCAGACTCGGTCCTCTTTGTTTGTCTTGGAAGTTTATCGCGCTTGCCAACATCACAGATGATAGAACTCGGACTTGGATTAGAGTCTTCTAAACGACCTTTTATTTGGGTTGTTAGACATATCTCAGATGAATTCAGAAAATGGCTAAATGAAcagaattttgaagaaagaattaAAGAACAAGGGATTTTAATCCACGGTTGGGCCCCACAAGTACTAATATTATCACATGCTTCTGTCGGGGGATTCGTGACTCATTGTGGATGGAATTCGAGTATAGAAGGAATATCTGCTGGCGTGCCAATGATCACTTGGCCATTATTTGCTGAGCAATTTTGTAACGAAAGGCTAATTGCGAATGTTCTCAAGACAGGAGTAAAGTCTGGCGTCGAGAATCCTGTTATGTTTTTAGAGGAGGAAAAAGCGGATACACTAGTGAACAAAGATGACATTAAAATGGTTATTGAAAAATTAATGGGtgaagaagaggaagcagaaaTGAGAAGAGAAAGAGCTAAAAAGCTTGGAGAAATTGCAAGAAAGGCTGGGGAGGAAGGGGGTTCCTCTTACCTGAACTTGACAAAACTAATACAAGATGTCAAAGAGCAAGCTAATTTTGGGAAATCTATTTGA